Proteins encoded in a region of the Manduca sexta isolate Smith_Timp_Sample1 chromosome 9, JHU_Msex_v1.0, whole genome shotgun sequence genome:
- the LOC115455652 gene encoding protein strawberry notch isoform X2, which produces MSKRAAYDDEDNPPSDDSDFDDDEDPDNLEVPGGGKTLAAAARMADKKVTAAPPVTIKPTTNPLAAPSGLAFGQASNVKPIKISASSLSKPINIANLARGGAASAAAAAASPFAAGSSAAFNAASLLAQMEMVGVSGMNSYLLQNLNQILASGMGGPLAGLLGQFAHLPAWGQAKPAMWQQPDKMPGDEEEVDDEEMGVAETYADYMPPKLKLGRKHPDPVVETASLSSVEPADVTYKLSLPEDTVRGGLLSALQLEAVVYASQAHEHKLPDGTRAGFLIGDGAGVGKGRTIAGIIFENYLKGRKRAIWVSVSNDLKYDAERDLRDIGAGKIEVHPLNKFKYAKISSAVNGNVKKGVVFTTYSALIGETQSSNTKYRTRLKQLLQWCGEDFDGCIVFDECHKAKNLCPVGSGKATKTGLTALELQTRLPGARVVYASATGASEPRNMAYMVRLGIWGDGTPFPTFMDFINAVEKRGVGAMEIVAMDMKLRGMYIARQLSFHGVSFKIEEVPLSEPFKETYDKSVALWVEAMQRFTEAAELIDAESRMKKTMWGQFWSAHQRFFKYLCIAAKVNHAVVTAREAVKCGKCVVIGLQSTGEARTLDQLERDDGELTDFVSTAKGVFQTLVEKHFPAPDRDRINRLLGLDPPKPKAAPAAVQHNGNSKHDDEANTSKRKLTSRQQANVAAKRARGGSSSDEFVRGGGSSDELDMESDDEQHAPASDSDLSDFNPFRAGSDSDDEPWIGRKKKPVKKKKAASPKKKSSTTQDKIENMFERKNNAATTAPAKVTVTTTGGQSLTGTPVGTNGLYLGPTRNQPPPRSAIERACSMKEELLAAIERLGKRLPPNTLDQLVDELGGTENVAEMTGRKGRVVQTEDGQILYESRSEADVPLETLNLTEKQRFMDGEKDVAIISEAASSGISLQSDRRARNQRRRVHITLELPWSADRAIQQFGRTHRSNQVNAPEYIFLISDLAGERRFASTVAKRLESLGALTHGDRRATETRDLSQFNIDNKYGRTALEAVMRAIMKYETPLVPPPSDYAGDFFQDVASALVGVGLIVNSDAAPGVLSLDKDYNNMSKFLNRILGMPVELQNRLFKYFTDTLTAVMEQAKRSGRFDLGILDLGSAGEVVRRVRLVRFLRRHATGRAPVELHTVHSERGMEWSEALEKWSELTGPKEGFYLSTQARNNKYTAVLCVAAHSNTKKEKLTKKDIMFQIYRPNTGLQLRLESLAEIEKKYRKVESGEAEAAWRAQYNASLRVCSHAYWRDQCRNAADCEVGRRVRTWHVLAGSVLAVWARVEHVLAARSQLNKMQVVRIKTTDSLKIVGTVIPKNCVEPLKEALASDAVSVSEQTFEHTDGLK; this is translated from the exons ATG TCAAAACGAGCAGCATACGACGACGAAGACAATCCACCATCAGACGACTCGGACTTCGATGATGACGAGGATCCAGACAATTTGGAAGTGCCAG GTGGTGGGAAGACgttggcggcggcggcgcgcatGGCGGACAAGAAGGTGACAGCCGCGCCGCCGGTCACCATCAAACCTACCACCAACCCGCTTGCTG CGCCGTCAGGGTTGGCTTTCGGGCAGGCCAGCAACGTGAAGCCGATCAAAATATCCGCCAGCTCGCTCAGTAAGCCGATCAATATCGCCAATCTGGCCAGGGGAGGAG CtgcgagcgcggcggcggcggcggcgtcgcCGTTCGCCGCGGGCTCGTCGGCCGCGTTCAACGCGGCCTCGCTGCTCGCACAGA TGGAGATGGTGGGCGTGTCGGGCATGAACTCGTACCTACTGCAGAACCTGAACCAGATCCTGGCTTCGGGTATGGGGGGACCGTTAGCCGGGCTGCTGGGGCAGTTCGCGCACCTGCCCGCGTGGGGACAGGCTAAGCCGGCCATGTGGCAGCAGCCGGATAAG ATGCCCGGAGATGAAGAAGAAGTTGACGACGAAGAGATGGGAGTGGCTGAGACGTACGCAGACTACATGCCGCCAAAAT TGAAGCTGGGCCGCAAGCACCCGGACCCGGTGGTGGAGACGGCGTCGCTGTCGTCGGTGGAGCCGGCCGACGTGACGTACAAGCTGAGCCTGCCGGAGGACACGGTCCGCGGCGGGCTGCTGTCGGCGCTGCAGCTGGAGGCCGTGGTGTACGCGTCGCAGGCGCACGAGCACAAGCTGCCCGACGGCACGCGCGCCGGCTTCCTCATCG GGGACGGCGCTGGTGTGGGCAAAGGCCGTACCATAGCCGGTATAATATTCGAGAACTACCTGAAGGGCCGCAAGCGCGCCATCTGGGTGTCCGTCTCCAACGACCTCAAGTACGACGCCGAGAGGGACCTCAGGGACATAGGCGCCGGGAAGATCGAGGTCCATCCTCTTAACAAG TTCAAATACGCGAAGATCTCGTCTGCTGTGAACGGCAACGTGAAGAAGGGCGTGGTGTTCACCACATACTCCGCGCTCATCGGCGAGACGCAGTCCTCCAACACCAAGTACCGCACGCGGCTCAAGCAGCTGCTGCAGTGGTGTGGCGAGGACTTCGACGGATGC ATCGTGTTCGACGAGTGCCACAAGGCGAAGAACCTGTGCCCGGTGGGGTCGGGCAAGGCGACGAAGACGGGGCTGACGGCGCTGGAGCTGCAGACGCGGCTGCCGGGCGCGCGCGTGGTGTACGCGTCGGCCACGGGCGCGTCCGAGCCGCGCAACATGGCCTACATGGTGCGCCTCGGCATCTGGGGCGACGGCACGCCCTTCCCCACCTTCATGGACTTCATCAACGCCGTCGAGAAGAG AGGCGTGGGCGCCATGGAGATAGTGGCCATGGACATGAAGCTGCGAGGCATGTACATAGCGCGCCAGCTCTCCTTCCACGGCGTCTCGTTCAAGATCGAGGAGGTGCCGCTCTCGGAGCCGTTCAAGGAGACCTACGACAAGTCTGTCGCGCTG tgGGTGGAAGCGATGCAGCGTTTCACGGAGGCGGCGGAACTCATTGACGCGGAGTCGCGTATGAAGAAGACCATGTGGGGACAGTTCTGGTCCGCGCATCAGCGGTTCTTCAAGTACCTCTGTATCGCTGCCAAG GTGAACCACGCGGTGGTGACGGCGCGCGAGGCGGTGAAGTGCGGCAAGTGCGTCGTCATCGGCCTCCAGAGCACCGGCGAGGCGCGCACGCTCGACCAGCTCGAGCGCGACGACGGCGAGCTCACCGACTTCGTCTCCACCGCCAA GGGCGTGTTCCAAACCCTGGTAGAGAAGCACTTTCCCGCGCCGGACCGCGACCGCATCAACAGGCTGCTGGGGCTCGACCCGCCCAAGCCGAaggccgcgcccgccgccgtcCAGCACAACGGCAACAGCAAGCACGACGACGAGGCTAACACTTCCAAGAGGAAAT TGACGTCACGGCAGCAAGCCAACGTGGCGGCCaagcgcgcgcgcggcggctcGTCGTCGGACGAGttcgtgcgcggcggcggctcGTCCGACGAGCTGGACATGGAGTCCGACGACGAGCAGCACGCGCCCGCCTCCGACTCCGACCTCAGCGACTTCAACCCCTTCCGCGCCGGCAGCGACAGCGACGATG AACCGTGGATCGGACGTAAGAAAAAACCAGTTAAGAAGAAGAAAGCGGCGTCTCCGAAGAAGAAGAGCTCCACAACTCAGGACAAAATCGAGAATATGTTCGAGCGAAAGAACAACGCGGCGACCACGGCCCCGGCCAAGGTGACCGTCACCACCACAGGCGGGCAGAGCCTCACCGGCACGCCCGTCGGCACCAACGGACTCTATCTCG GCCCGACCCGCAACCAGCCGCCGCCGCGGTCCGCCATCGAGCGCGCGTGCAGCATGAAGGAGGAGCTCCTCGCCGCCATCGAGCGCCTCGGCAAGCGCCTGCCGCCCAACACCCTCGACCAGCTCGTCGACGAGCTCGGCGGCACCGAGAACGTCGCCGAG ATGACAGGTCGCAAAGGGCGTGTGGTGCAGACAGAAGACGGTCAAATCCTATACGAGAGCCGGTCGGAGGCTGACGTCCCCCTGGAGACGCTCAACCTGACGGAGAAGCAGCGGTTCATGGACGGAGAGAAGGACGTGGCCATCATTTCTGAGGCAGCCTCAAGTGGTATCTCACTGCAGAGTGACAGGAG ggCGAGAAATCAAAGGCGAAGGGTACACATAACATTGGAATTGCCATGGTCAGCCGACAGAGCTATACAACAGTTTG GTCGTACGCACCGCTCGAACCAGGTGAACGCGCCGGAGTACATATTCCTGATCTCGGACCTGGCGGGCGAGCGGCGGTTCGCGTCCACCGTGGCCAAGCGCCTCGAGTCCCTCGGCGCCCTCACGCACGGGGACCGCCGCGCCACCGAGACAAGAGACCTGTCGCAGTTCAATATCGATAATAAATACG GTCGCACGGCGCTAGAAGCAGTGATGCGCGCGATCATGAAGTACGAGACGCCGCTGGTGCCGCCGCCGAGCGACTACGCGGGCGACTTCTTCCAGGACGTGGCCAGCGCGCTCGTCGGCGTCGGCCTCATCGTCAACAGCGACGCGGCGCCCGGCGTGCTGTCGCTCGACAAG GATTACAACAACATGTCGAAGTTCCTGAACAGGATACTGGGCATGCCGGTGGAGCTTCAGAACAGGCTTTTCAAATACTTCACGGATACATTAACAGCTGTCATGGAACAAG CGAAGCGCAGCGGTCGGTTCGACCTGGGCATCCTGGACCTCGGCAGCGCGGGCGAGGTGGTGCGGCGCGTGCGCCTCGTGCGCTTCCTGCGGCGCCACGCCACCGGCCGCGCGCCCGTCGAGCTGCACACCGTGCACTCCGAG CGCGGCATGGAATGGTCAGAAGCCCTGGAGAAGTGGTCGGAGCTGACAGGCCCCAAGGAAGGCTTCTACCTGTCAACGCAGGCGCGCAATAACAAGTACACCGCCGTGCTGTGCGTCGCCGCGCACTCCAACACCAAGAAGGAGAAGTTAACTAAGAAGGATATCATGTTCCAAATATACAG GCCCAACACCGGGCTTCAGCTGCGGCTGGAGTCATTGGCTGAGATCGAGAAGAAGTACCGCAAGGTGGAGAGCGGCGAGGCGGAGGCGGCGTGGCGCGCGCAGTACAACGCCTCGCTGCGCGTCTGCTCGCACGCCTACTGGCGCGACCAGTGCAGGAACGCGGCCGACTGCGAG GtggggcggcgcgtgcgcacgtgGCACGTGCTGGCGGGCTCGGTGCTGGCGGTGTGGGCGCGCGTGGAGCACGTGCTGGCGGCGCGCTCGCAGCTCAACAAGATGCAGGTCGTGCGCATCAAGACCACCGACTCGCTCAAGATCGTCG GTACGGTGATCCCAAAGAACTGCGTGGAGCCGCTGAAGGAGGCGCTCGCGTCCGACGCGGTGTCCGTCAGCGAGCAGACATTCGAGCACACCGACGGGCTCAAATGA